In a single window of the Anaerocolumna cellulosilytica genome:
- a CDS encoding carbohydrate ABC transporter permease, with amino-acid sequence MTEKEKRELSSLRIRRIFGYIFLILLTVVCLFSFYILLINSTRNHVDIQKGFSPLPGKGFARNFNNLMDNPNLPVFRGLLNSFIIAASSAVLTTYFSSLTAYAIHAYDFKGKKAIFTFILVIMMVPTQVSALGFVSLMREWKLINTYVPLIVPAIAAPIVFFYLKQYMESSLPMEIIEAARIDGSPEFRAFNTIILPIMKPAIAVQAIFSFTASWNNYFIPSLILDKKDMKTLPILIAQLRSADFLKFDLGQVYMLIALSIFPVIIVYLFLSKSIVQGVALGSVKG; translated from the coding sequence ATGACAGAAAAAGAAAAAAGAGAACTTTCAAGCTTACGTATCAGGCGTATATTTGGTTATATATTTTTAATCCTATTAACCGTTGTTTGCTTATTCTCCTTTTACATATTGCTGATTAATTCTACCAGAAATCATGTGGATATACAAAAAGGCTTTTCGCCTTTACCTGGCAAAGGATTTGCACGCAATTTTAATAACCTTATGGATAATCCTAATTTACCTGTCTTTAGAGGCTTGTTAAACAGTTTTATCATAGCGGCAAGCAGTGCGGTTTTGACAACCTATTTTTCCTCCTTAACAGCATATGCCATTCATGCTTATGACTTTAAAGGAAAAAAAGCTATATTTACATTTATTCTTGTGATTATGATGGTGCCAACTCAGGTATCAGCTCTTGGTTTTGTCAGCTTAATGAGAGAATGGAAGTTAATAAATACTTATGTGCCTTTAATAGTCCCGGCTATCGCAGCTCCGATTGTATTCTTTTATTTGAAGCAATATATGGAGAGCAGTCTTCCAATGGAGATTATTGAAGCGGCAAGAATTGACGGATCGCCGGAATTTAGGGCGTTCAACACAATAATATTACCCATTATGAAACCGGCAATCGCAGTACAGGCTATATTTTCCTTTACAGCCTCCTGGAATAACTACTTTATACCAAGTTTGATACTTGATAAAAAAGATATGAAGACCTTACCTATATTAATAGCCCAGCTAAGAAGTGCTGACTTCTTAAAATTTGACTTAGGGCAAGTATATATGCTTATTGCACTGTCCATATTCCCGGTTATTATTGTATATCTCTTTTTGTCAAAGAGTATAGTCCAGGGAGTAGCTCTAGGTAGTGTTAAAGGGTAA
- a CDS encoding carbohydrate ABC transporter permease: MLKKKTSCVKYTKWGYIFLIPFFLVYTVFSLIPLISTFYNSFFENYMSGLSHIGPTFVGIENFKRIFSEGDMLIYTKNTLIMWALGFVPQIIVSLLLAAWFTDVRLKLKGATFFKTIIYMPNLIMASAFSMLFFNLFSDIGPINDILVDVGILSEPFRFLSNVNGTRGLIALMNFLMWFGNTTILLMAGMMGIDTALFEAAEVDGAKSLQIFRLITMPLLKPIFVYVVITSLIGGVQMFDVPQILTNGNGSPNNSTMTLIMYLNKHLFSKNYGMAGALSVILFFFTAILSLLVYFKISKKEN, encoded by the coding sequence ATGTTAAAGAAAAAAACAAGTTGTGTCAAATACACCAAATGGGGATACATATTTCTAATTCCTTTCTTCCTTGTATATACGGTATTTTCTTTGATTCCATTGATATCAACTTTTTACAACAGCTTTTTTGAAAATTACATGTCAGGCTTATCACATATAGGACCTACTTTTGTAGGGATAGAGAATTTTAAAAGAATATTTTCGGAAGGTGATATGTTAATTTACACGAAAAACACCTTAATCATGTGGGCGCTTGGCTTTGTTCCTCAGATTATTGTATCCTTATTATTAGCGGCGTGGTTTACAGATGTTAGGCTAAAATTAAAGGGTGCAACCTTTTTTAAAACAATTATATATATGCCGAATCTTATAATGGCATCTGCATTCTCTATGCTATTTTTTAACTTGTTTTCTGATATTGGTCCGATTAATGATATTTTAGTTGATGTAGGAATTTTATCTGAGCCCTTCCGATTTTTATCAAATGTGAATGGCACAAGAGGGTTAATAGCATTGATGAACTTCTTAATGTGGTTTGGTAATACCACTATTTTATTAATGGCTGGTATGATGGGGATTGATACAGCATTATTTGAAGCTGCTGAAGTGGATGGGGCAAAATCGCTCCAGATATTCCGACTTATAACCATGCCATTATTAAAACCGATTTTTGTGTATGTTGTTATAACCTCTTTAATAGGTGGTGTGCAGATGTTTGACGTACCGCAGATTCTGACAAACGGTAACGGTTCGCCAAATAATTCAACAATGACTCTAATTATGTATTTGAATAAGCATTTATTTAGCAAGAACTACGGTATGGCAGGTGCATTGTCTGTTATCTTGTTCTTCTTTACAGCAATCTTAAGCTTGCTGGTTTATTTCAAAATATCTAAAAAAGAAAATTAA